CAAATGTAAACACTCAATATGGCACGGATAGTGGTTATGGTAATTTACCGGGTATTATTAATCTTAAAGGTTACATGGATAAAGGTTATGTTAACAAAGTCCGAATTACCATTTGGGATAATGTTCCGCAGTCTGGTTCTGTAGATTACGATCTAGTGGGTCTTACCAACTGTTATATAATGGTCAGTTCCAGTAAACTTCCAATCTGGTGGGATGAGTATGCTACTGTCAGTGACCAATCCCGCACGAACCAAATCTCGAAAGATATAACCTATGAAGTTCGTTCCAATCAGACTAAAGATGCTTATTTGTTCTTCTCAGGAGGACTGGACACTAAAAATGTTAAAGTAGCATATACTTCCGGTGAACAACTTTATGATGGGTCAACCCCTTATTTGTTGAATTTAGGTGAACTTGATGCTGCCGGACCCCAATTGATGACTAATGGAACTGTTGCCAACCACACATATATTCCTGGTAATTATTCAATTCGTGTAACAGTGACATCTGGAGAAGATTGGGAATCTGGTGATGGATATGCAGAGATATATTCAGGTACCAGAGTAGCAGTAATATACCCTGCTCTTGAGCATGCTGTGTGGACTACTTCTTATGCACCGACAGCTCAAGAAGCCATCGATGAAGCTTACCAACAGCTTTTGGATGATCTACATGAACAAGGATTCTATGACCCAGATCCGGATCTATTCTACAATGAATCTATGTATACTGGCGATTTACCTAACTCTATTCCGGTGAGGTTGGATTTATGGACTTATTAGGTGAGTAATATGGATGAACAAGGTTATGTATTCACACCAACAACACTACTACTACTTATTCCTATTGTTATTGTTGCCATGGCTTATTCGGGCATTTTAAACGACTTAACCATGGTTTCTAGCATGGCTATTGGTGGGGATGTCACTTCCACTACTGCTTTGAATGTTTTCAGTGCAATGGAAAAAGGAACCAGTGATGCAGGAAGAACTGCTGCTTTCAGTGCCACCAAAAAAGTCATAGATGATAGGGAGTTTTTCAGTAAAACTTATATTAATGCATATGGTGAATCAGCGAGTAAGGAATACGTACATAATAGAGTACTTTACACTATGAATGATTATGTTGTACAGTCATGTAAGGATTTGGAAGCACAGACAGGAAGAGAGATATATTTAAATAATGAATCTGTAAATAACCAGACCTCACAATTGATATATTATGATGATATCACTATCACCCAGGAAAATCCCTACTCTTTTTATATTAACATCCGAGGGGGGATACCTATTAGAGTTACCCAAAAAGATCAGACTTATGAAGGTGTCACACCACCTATCAAAGTCCCTGTAAGTATCCAGGGGTTAGAAGATCCATATATCTGGATTAACACACAATATGTTAATAGTAATCTAATCTTCAGTTATCCTGAATACAGGGAGGGATCCAGCAATAAATATAGCTTTGATTCTATTATAAATAAAAATGGAGCAAGTAGTAGGATTCAGTTCCTTTGGGATTGTTTAAATGGAACTAGTAACCCCAGTAGTATCGGAAGTCGTCCTTATTATTTCCCCGATGAGCATGGGCTCAGTTATTTTGATAGGCTGGAAAACAGGACCAACGATACATCCACTGCAGATTCTACTGCTCGTTTGAGTTCTTTCATAATCGGTGATCCATTATTCAATTATCATAATACAAGTTATGTTTCCCATTTGGATCATGAATATTTAACATATCCTTATTACATTCCTTCTGGTGGTGTAACAGATATAAAGATAAAAGATCGTGGAACGTCTTACTCAATGTTGGATCCTTCGGGATATATTTTCTATATTTCCAATAATTATAGAATTTACTTCCAATTGGAAACTGAATATAACTAGATCTGTATAATATATTTCATGTAAACTATTGAATGATAATGATTAAGATGAGACTAGATAATAGAGGAATGGCCACAGCTGAGTTAATCTTTGCAACATTCATTGCTTTGGTTGTTATTGGTGCTATGTTAAGCATGGTAAATGATGAGGTTAATCAAAGTCAGGTAGGAAACCTTGGAGAAGCAAGAATCTCAGGAGAAAACATAGCTGAGGCATTAAACACAGTTTATATAAATGGTAATGGATATTCTGTTATTATTCGTCTGGATCCCAATCCACCTTTCAATGCAGTTATTGAAAGTTCGGGAAATTCGAGTAGCCTAACCATATTTACCAATGGTCAAAGTATTAACATACCCATAATACCCAAACGATTTAATAGCAGTTACAATTTAACTAGTGGTACTAATTATATAATTAAGAACAATGATGGCACCATTGGCATCATAGAATTTATAGAGTAGGTTTTCAAATGGATTTAAAGGATTTAATCGATAATTTAATAGCTAATTTCATCAATTTCTGGAATGCAGGATGGGAAAACAAAGCCCTTGTTGTAGTGGGAGTTGTGGTTTTGATTATTTTACTCTATGCTTTTAATCCGTTTCAAGCCAAAACTAATCTTACCGGAGAAAACAATTCTCAAGTCCCTCAAACTACAACCGTCCCTACAACTGAACCTATCACTGATTCAGTTAACTCTTCTAATTCAACCAATGACACCGGGAACGATACATACCTTATTACTGCAGAACAAGCAAAACAAATAGCTTTGAGGGATAATATTGGATATACTGCAGGAGATCCATTGCAAGGAACTGTTGTGGTTAATCAGACAACTGCAGTGGTCTGGATTGTGCCCCTTTCTAAACACTCTCAATTTGTCAAAAATGTATACGTGGACGTGAATACTGGAATTGTAATTGAGGCTTAAAAAAGAAAACGAATTTTTAATAATATATTTTTTTCTCTTTTATATCTCCCTTATTTCTATAAAATATCGAAACGAAATACTTATTTGGTATATCTTCCCAATATAGAACTCATTACCCCATATGAATTTGAACATAATATCAGAATGTAAATAAACTTTTTGAGAATAAAATAAACTTAATAAATCTACTAAAACTAAATAAAATTAAACATATATAACTTGGCCAACCAGAGATGAAACCATGGAAACATTGTTTGTATTTATAATGATCATTTTATTCTTCGTTCTTATGGCCTTTATATTTTCCACGGCACTTTTAACACCCTTAATTGGTAAAAAGAATTTTTTATTTGTTGTTGGTTTAGGTTTTATTGTGGGTTTGATTGGAGGTGCATTTTTTATTGCTCCTGTTTATGATGATCTCCCAGATATGGCTCGTGGCATTTATATGTCCACCAGTGAGGAACAGGAAATCATAACCATAAACATTTCCACTGATAGTGATGTTAACAAGGCTATAGCAGATGTTGAAAAGATACCAGGGGTTTTGAGTGTTAAAAGTGGGGAAATAACCGTCAAAACAACAACTATAAGTAGTGACTGGAAGAGCAGTTTGGAGTCGAGGATGACCACTGTCAACAGTAACATTAGTTCTGCTAAGATCATCTCCAATGATACCATAATGGTTCAGATAAAACCTGGTAGTGACCCCACCGACGTGATCAAGAAACTCGATGACTGGATGGTTCTGGTAAGTGGTGTGGATATAAGATTCAGTATAGTTGAGGTCCAAGTAGTGGTAGATGCATCCAAGGTGGATGAGGTTGTTGAACAACTACCTCAAGGTGAAGTGGTGGTTACCAATATCAGCGGTCCTGTGGAGAATGAAATCCAAGCCCTTAAACAAAGTCTTCCCTCAAATAATAATATAATCTTATTCTGCGGATTCCTAGGTGTGATAGTAGGTCTAGTGGGAATGTTCATTGATAGCATAATCCAGGGTTTGAAGGCTCTTAAAGATAGATTACGTAAAAAAGAATAGGTTAACACACTCTCTTTTTTAACATCATATCCCCAATTATATCTCATGAACTGGAAATTTAATACCACAATTTTTAATGGTATAATGGTTAAATTTTGATGATTTAAAATAACGAATAACAGTAGATGATAAAAATGAAAGCAGCAGTACTTTTTTCAGGTGGCAAAGACAGTACAATGGCCGCATATAAAGCCATAAACGAAGGATGGCAATTAAAATATCTTCTTTCTGTTTCTTCCACAAACCCCCATTCCTACATGTTCCACGTTCCTAACATCCACCTTACACCCCTACTTTCCCAGGCAATGGAAATACCTCTATTGCAGGCTGAAACTCCTGGAGAAAAAGAGGAAGAATTAAAAGATCTCAAAGATGCGCTTATTAAACTTAAAGAAAAAGGTGTTGATGCAATATTCACAGGAGCCATTGATTCGCAGTATCAAAGATCACGCATTGACCAGCTCTGCCAAGAGGTTGGATTAGAATCTCATGCACCTTTATGGCATTGGGATCCGGAGGAATACATGAAAGAGATCATCCAACTGGGATTTGAAGTGATTATTACCAGTGTGGCTGCAGAAGGCCTGGATGAATCCTGGTTAGGAAGGAAAATAGATGAAGATCTGTTAGGGGAGTTAAAAAAACTTAAAAAAAAATATGGTTTACACATGGCATTTGAAGGTGGTGAAGCTGAAACATTAGTCCTTAATGGTCCCATTTTCAAAAAAAAACTTCATATCCTCAAATCAAAGAAGGTTTGGAATAGAGATAGTGGATATCTCGTCATTGAAGATGCCATATTAAAGGATGTAGATTAATAATTTACCAGAATCAACAACACATCTAACACTTGAAGTCATAACTATTCATATAATTATTTGGAAGTAGCTTTTGTTAATGGTGGCATAACCAGTCAATAAATTCTTCAGGGTTTTTTGTTTTAATGGTCAGTTCAATTTCTCCCAGAGGAGATAAATCATCCTCCACTAAATTAATTATACCTGCAAAAGCTGCTTGCTTGCTAATTTTAAAATTAATTTCATTTAAATCAGGTTCTAATCCTTTAATAAGGATTTTACGGGCAGTATCCCTTATCTGCCTTTTTTCTAGGAATTCTTTAACTGGACGCAATGTTGAAGAGCTTCCAGTTACCGTAACCTGGTCTTCAGTTATTATGAGATCGTCATAGTCAAAAACATTGGAAAAGGCCTCAATAACTTTGTCCAAGTCTTCAGTAGGATGTACTTTTGCGTGTGCTTCCATTTTACAATTCATCTTTTATAATTCCCCGCACAATTTTTTTAAGTTTACCTAAACTACCCTCGTTAACTACCATGTAGTCAACATTGGCAATAACCTCCCCTATCCCGAACTTAAGTTCTCTCTGGTCCCTTTTTCGAAACTCCTCAGACTCTGCAGAGTCATCAGATCTCATCCTTTTTTTAAGCCTCAAAAAACGAGTTTCAGGCTTAGAATGGACAGCAATGACTTTAAAATAGGGGAAGTTGTTTTTAAATATTTCAACCTCCCATGGACTGCGAATACCTTCAATAAGAAATAATTGAGATTTATTTAACTGTGATTTATCATTGGTATGGGAAGTTTCATCTGAATTCTTTATAATATCTACGCATCGTTCTGCAACCACATATTTCCCGTACTCCTTACGTAGTTGAACTGCGACTTTCCCGGGGGTTTTATTCTGTTTGTGGGCTTCATCTCTTATCACATCACCCATCCTCACTACTTTCATCCCCAGGCTCTCTGCTGTCCTGGATACTATACTTTTACCAGATCCAGGCATTCCTGTAACTCCAATTACTTTCATGATGACACTTCTTTATTAAAATGGTTGGATATCATTTCCAGTGATTTAGAAATATTTTTCTTGTTATCAAATTCATTAACCATATCTATCAACTGATCTCTGGGATATTCTTTTAGTTTTTCCAGTTCCTGAATCATCAATGGTATGGTTCGTACCACATTATCAACAATAGTTATTGATGCAGTTTGAGCTGTTCGTGATAAAGGATTCAAATCAATTGTTATAACCTTTTTACCGGATTTTACCAGCGCTTCTGCCCTGTCACCATCCTCCAATGGCACTAAAACTACATCAGCTCGGCTAACGCCCTCGGGATGTGCACGAGATCTGGGACCTTCCAGACCAGCTATAGGAACATAATCATCCTCTTGCCTACCAAGAATCTTTTCTGCACCTGCATTTTCCAATAATTCCTCCATTTTTCTTACCCGCTGCGGGGTGCGATAGAATAAATTGATCTCAATGGTGGCAGGAATCAAACGTGATAGTTCAACGATTTTTTCCGCAGCAAGAACACCAGAATTCCCATTAACAGATATCACAGGATTTTCAGCCAGTAACATGGCAGAAACTCCTACTTTAATGGCTTTGATTGCAGGCAGATTCGTCTTTTCACCTAAAATATAGTCAAATGCCTCACCCCTACCATGGGCAATCAGGGCAGTATCTGCTAGAATTCCTTCCTGGTAAGCTTTGGCCATTTTTTCCCTTAAAATAAGAGAATTATACCGGGGATGATTTAGGGATATTTCATGCATTTGCAACTTCCTTTACTCACTTTTTTATTTTAATTCTATGAATTTTTTTATTTTATTTAGATTTTATAAATAGCGGATTTTATTATCCTAAAGAATGGCATATTAAAAATATTATCTGAATAGTATCATTTATAAAAATTAGAAAAAATTAAATCACTAGATTTTACTCACAGTTTCCATTACACTTATGGGTTTATTTCCTGCGTTACTGAAAATCTTTTCTTCTGTCTTCAATTTCACTGTTTCACCCGTTAACGCTCCGTAACTATTGTCCACAATATAAACATCCGGTTTAACATTGGAACGGATGTCATATTCTACCTTTACGTAAGCCATTTTCTCCCCCGCCTCAATAATAGTCCCATATGTGAAATCACGATGGTAACGTATTCTAAATATGAGGTATACAGCTACAACAGCTACAACTGCAAATATCAGGATGGTTAGTGACGGGAAGAAACTTAGTGAAAATGCCATTAGCAAGTTAGTATTGGTGCTTACTATTACCAGGATAATTCCCACTGCTATGTACATTAAAAAGAAATCTCGATAGGCAGGGAATTCTGGGCCGTACATTAATTTAACCCGGTTAAATAGGATATATAATGTATAGGCTACTATTAAAATTCCTAAAATCCCATATATTATAATTGAAATGAAGTTAAACAGATAAATAACTGATAAAATTAAAAATGCTGCGGATAATAGTTGCAGACGAAAAATGGTATCTTCCTTTTCTTTGGATGTGAAAGGGACTGAGATAAGAAGAGTGTCTGATTCAGTTTTCTCTTCACTTTTCCTCTGGACCGGTTCTTTTGATGAGATTTTTTCATTATTAATGATCGGAAGGGTTTTTTCATCAACAGTTACTTTATTTTTAACCTTGGAAACATTTTCTTTCAAAGTTTCTGTGTCAATTTTTTCTTTAACCCGGTCTCGATCAATATTTCGCAGTTTCTGGGGAATTTTTGGTATGGCAAGGATTATGGCCCCCAGAACTGAGAAAAATCCCAGTATACTGTTTCCAATTTTACTGAATAATCCCATAATTATCACACTTTTTTTAGTTTACTAACTAAATTTGTTTGGGCATAATCAAAAATAAATAATTTATAATTTTTTTTAGATATCCTTCATTGTAGTTGGTGGCTAATGTCGATAGGGAAATTTTTGCCATTATCACCCTTACCCACAGGCCAATATATAGTTACTTGGTGCCATCCTTTAGTGAACGTAGCGTTACTGAAAGTAACATTATAATTTGTTGTAGCGCTGATGAATTTTGTTGTAGTTCCAGATAAGGGGACGTACATTCCAATAACTTGACTGTTATCTCCAATTAAATTCATGGTTGATGGGATATATACACTAAT
The sequence above is a segment of the Methanobacterium petrolearium genome. Coding sequences within it:
- a CDS encoding peptidase, which translates into the protein MDLKDLIDNLIANFINFWNAGWENKALVVVGVVVLIILLYAFNPFQAKTNLTGENNSQVPQTTTVPTTEPITDSVNSSNSTNDTGNDTYLITAEQAKQIALRDNIGYTAGDPLQGTVVVNQTTAVVWIVPLSKHSQFVKNVYVDVNTGIVIEA
- a CDS encoding diphthine--ammonia ligase codes for the protein MKAAVLFSGGKDSTMAAYKAINEGWQLKYLLSVSSTNPHSYMFHVPNIHLTPLLSQAMEIPLLQAETPGEKEEELKDLKDALIKLKEKGVDAIFTGAIDSQYQRSRIDQLCQEVGLESHAPLWHWDPEEYMKEIIQLGFEVIITSVAAEGLDESWLGRKIDEDLLGELKKLKKKYGLHMAFEGGEAETLVLNGPIFKKKLHILKSKKVWNRDSGYLVIEDAILKDVD
- a CDS encoding RNA-binding domain-containing protein, translated to MEAHAKVHPTEDLDKVIEAFSNVFDYDDLIITEDQVTVTGSSSTLRPVKEFLEKRQIRDTARKILIKGLEPDLNEINFKISKQAAFAGIINLVEDDLSPLGEIELTIKTKNPEEFIDWLCHH
- a CDS encoding AAA family ATPase, translated to MKVIGVTGMPGSGKSIVSRTAESLGMKVVRMGDVIRDEAHKQNKTPGKVAVQLRKEYGKYVVAERCVDIIKNSDETSHTNDKSQLNKSQLFLIEGIRSPWEVEIFKNNFPYFKVIAVHSKPETRFLRLKKRMRSDDSAESEEFRKRDQRELKFGIGEVIANVDYMVVNEGSLGKLKKIVRGIIKDEL
- a CDS encoding phosphopantothenate/pantothenate synthetase, which produces MHEISLNHPRYNSLILREKMAKAYQEGILADTALIAHGRGEAFDYILGEKTNLPAIKAIKVGVSAMLLAENPVISVNGNSGVLAAEKIVELSRLIPATIEINLFYRTPQRVRKMEELLENAGAEKILGRQEDDYVPIAGLEGPRSRAHPEGVSRADVVLVPLEDGDRAEALVKSGKKVITIDLNPLSRTAQTASITIVDNVVRTIPLMIQELEKLKEYPRDQLIDMVNEFDNKKNISKSLEMISNHFNKEVSS
- a CDS encoding DUF2101 family protein encodes the protein MGLFSKIGNSILGFFSVLGAIILAIPKIPQKLRNIDRDRVKEKIDTETLKENVSKVKNKVTVDEKTLPIINNEKISSKEPVQRKSEEKTESDTLLISVPFTSKEKEDTIFRLQLLSAAFLILSVIYLFNFISIIIYGILGILIVAYTLYILFNRVKLMYGPEFPAYRDFFLMYIAVGIILVIVSTNTNLLMAFSLSFFPSLTILIFAVVAVVAVYLIFRIRYHRDFTYGTIIEAGEKMAYVKVEYDIRSNVKPDVYIVDNSYGALTGETVKLKTEEKIFSNAGNKPISVMETVSKI